The proteins below come from a single Saccharopolyspora sp. SCSIO 74807 genomic window:
- the metG gene encoding methionine--tRNA ligase, which produces MTRHLVTSALPYINGIKHLGNMVGSMLPADVHARYLRQRGHEVLFICATDEHGTPAELAAAEAGLPVAEFCAQQHQVQAEIYRGFGLSFDHFGRSSSPQNRDITQHFARKLHEHGFIEQHAVRQVYSAADGRFLPDRYIVGTCPYCGYQRARGDQCENCTRVLDPTDLIEPRSAISGSTELEVRETKHLFLTQSKLTDEVERWLDANSASWPTLSSSIARKWLTEGLHDRSITRDLDWGVAVPGDTWPELAEEGKVFYVWFDAPIEYIGATKEWADEAPEQRDWKSWWYEADDVTYTEFMAKDNVPFHTVMFPATLLGTREPWKKVDHVQSFNWLTYYGGKFSTSEQRGIFTDQALELMGADYWRYFLIANAPESDDASFSWELFASVVNKDLADTLGNFVNRVLSFSRKRFGEQVPAGGEPGEPERRLAGEVARLLGDYQDNLEANQFRKAAQALRALWSAGNSYLEEKAPWIEIRTDQEAAALTLRTAMNLIYLYAVVSEPLIPGAAQSMREAFAADDPARRWVTTDEATSFGLVEAGTGFTIPPVLFKKITDDELADYRTRFGAEPAES; this is translated from the coding sequence ATGACCCGCCACCTGGTAACCAGTGCGCTTCCGTACATCAACGGCATCAAGCACCTGGGCAACATGGTCGGGTCCATGCTCCCCGCCGACGTCCACGCCCGGTACCTGCGCCAACGCGGCCACGAGGTGCTGTTCATCTGCGCCACCGACGAGCACGGCACGCCCGCCGAGCTGGCCGCGGCCGAAGCGGGCCTGCCGGTCGCCGAGTTCTGCGCGCAGCAGCACCAGGTGCAGGCCGAGATCTACCGCGGTTTCGGGCTGTCCTTCGACCACTTCGGCCGCAGCTCTTCACCGCAGAACCGCGACATCACCCAGCACTTCGCGCGGAAGCTGCACGAGCACGGCTTCATCGAGCAGCACGCGGTGCGGCAGGTCTACTCGGCCGCCGACGGGCGATTCCTGCCGGACCGCTACATCGTCGGCACCTGCCCCTACTGCGGTTACCAGCGGGCGCGCGGCGACCAGTGCGAGAACTGCACGCGGGTGCTGGACCCGACCGACCTGATCGAACCGCGTTCGGCGATCAGCGGCAGCACCGAGCTGGAAGTGCGCGAGACCAAGCACCTGTTCCTCACCCAGTCGAAGCTCACCGACGAGGTCGAGCGGTGGCTGGACGCCAACAGCGCCTCGTGGCCCACGCTGTCCTCCTCGATCGCGCGGAAATGGCTCACCGAAGGCCTGCACGACCGGTCCATCACCCGCGACCTGGACTGGGGCGTCGCCGTGCCCGGCGACACCTGGCCGGAGCTGGCCGAAGAGGGCAAGGTCTTCTACGTCTGGTTCGACGCCCCGATCGAATACATCGGTGCCACCAAGGAATGGGCCGACGAGGCACCGGAGCAGCGGGACTGGAAGTCCTGGTGGTACGAGGCCGACGACGTGACCTACACGGAGTTCATGGCCAAGGACAACGTCCCCTTCCACACCGTGATGTTCCCGGCCACGCTGCTGGGCACCCGCGAGCCGTGGAAGAAGGTCGACCACGTCCAGTCGTTCAACTGGCTCACCTACTACGGCGGGAAGTTCTCCACCAGCGAGCAGCGCGGCATCTTCACCGACCAGGCGCTGGAGCTGATGGGCGCGGACTACTGGCGGTACTTCCTGATCGCGAACGCGCCGGAGTCCGACGACGCGTCGTTCTCGTGGGAACTGTTCGCCTCGGTGGTGAACAAGGACCTCGCCGACACCCTCGGCAACTTCGTCAACCGGGTGCTTTCGTTCAGCCGCAAGCGGTTCGGCGAGCAGGTGCCCGCCGGTGGCGAGCCGGGTGAACCGGAGCGGCGGCTGGCCGGCGAGGTCGCGCGGCTGCTCGGCGACTACCAGGACAACCTGGAGGCCAACCAGTTCCGCAAGGCGGCCCAGGCGTTGCGGGCGTTGTGGAGCGCGGGCAACTCCTACCTGGAGGAGAAGGCCCCATGGATCGAGATCCGCACCGATCAGGAAGCCGCCGCGCTCACGCTGCGCACGGCGATGAACCTGATCTACCTGTACGCGGTGGTCTCGGAGCCGCTGATTCCGGGCGCGGCACAGTCGATGCGGGAGGCGTTCGCCGCCGACGACCCGGCGCGGCGCTGGGTCACCACCGACGAAGCCACCTCGTTCGGCCTCGTCGAAGCGGGCACCGGCTTCACCATCCCGCCGGTGCTGTTCAAGAAGATCACCGACGATGAGCTGGCCGACTACCGCACCCGCTTCGGCGCCGAACCAGCCGAGAGCTGA